The Cucurbita pepo subsp. pepo cultivar mu-cu-16 chromosome LG15, ASM280686v2, whole genome shotgun sequence genome contains the following window.
ACCTATGAGACACTTCAGCATCAGGATCCAACAAAAACTTCAACCGTTTGAGCTTCTCAATGTTGCAATTCTTACTAACAAACCATATGGCTTTTACTATTTCATTGTGCAAGGTTTTTATTTGGGGTGAGAAGGGATAAAACTCAATTACGGACGAATTATGACGACCTGGTACTAGTTTGAGTGATAAATCAGCCACTGCCATGGCCTTTGCAAGTGATTCTTGCAATTCATCTCCTTCACCAAGCGATGAAAGCATCTTCTTACTAATTTTTGTAAGAAGATTAATAAGACGATCACGACCCCACCCAGGCTTGCGATATTTTATCTGAGGCAAAAATCGAACTCCTTCAAGTTTTCGACGCATAGCTAAGAGAACTTGGGTGGACATGTCTCCTAATCCATAAAGTACCTGTGATGCAGCATCATGGAATGATGTCGTACTGGAAGTCGAAGTTGCTGAGCGTATTCTTCGAAAATTTGTTGTGTCATTGAGAAGTTGAGACAATCGTTTAAAAGTTTCCAATTGATAGCAATCTTGACTTTTCCTTCCTAGAACTTTTGGAATAAATTCTCTGATGACCCTTTTCAGCTTCCATCGAGTTTTTTCCAATTTGACCGAGTCTTCTGAAAGTATTTTAGCAAGACCGTAAAGTCCCCTGGTGCTCAGATCATCGAGACATGACAAGATGAGTTTTCTTACTTTGCAAGTATCTAATATTTGATCAGCTCGAATACCAAGATGCCTTGTTTCAATATTTAACACTCCAAAAGCTTCTTCAACTCTTGTTTTGACAGTCCCAAAAAAAACCTGAAAAGGAGAGATTCAAAATGACAAAACACAGACGATATGGTTCgcattttcaaaaaaatggataattatataaatcatATTGTAAAGTTGGGACTTAAACCTAGCATAGTAGAGAAGGATCCAAAGTtatttgaggaaaaaaagaggaagaattGTTTACTACTGCATTCAAATTTGTACAAAGTAAAGTAATCAAAGGAatgaaaaaggggaaaatcTAACTTACATCATCTTCTCTCAGCAACGATTCAGGCAAGTTTCTAACAAGAAAGCCACGAATCATTCATTAGAGTAAGGAAACCAATGTACTGATTTCATATATGATTAGTCAAATACATCTTCAGTTACCGTTTATTCAAAATGTCTGAATGATCAGAATACTTCGGTCCAGATACAGAAGTAGGAAGCCCCAGCAGCCATCTGCATACATTCAACAGATTCAGTTCTTCCAGAAAATCCTACTTACAAACTCCCTCATGAGTTCAcaatgaaatacaaaaattctaaaacaCCATCTCCAactataaattcaaaaaagagaATCAGATATCATTCAAATCCAATCCGTTTGTTAGCCGTTCATCCAAAATCACATGCCATAACCATCAATGATACTTATCAATGCCACACTCTAAACTTATTGAATCCGTTTCCGGCAAATCGGAAACTGCAGCATCAACATCCAAACgactaaaataaacaaatgcCATCCGAGCACTACATTTATATGCAAACATTCAGCAACTAAACTGAATTCAAACAGAGAAATATGTTGTCAAAATTCTCATATCAATAATTTAGAACTtccttatatatttttctgatTCCTCCACACATCGTAAGAACAGAGCGCAAGCAAACAGAATCGTAAAACGATTACGGAAAAAACACATACCTTCTTTTCGATTTCAAAAGCTCCTCTTGACGACGAAGCTGTGACAAAAGTGCTTGAGAATCCGTCTGATAAAACTCCATGGTGCTTGGCCAATGTTACAGTCCAAAAGGGTTTTATTTACAGAAGAATAGGAAGAAGGTGACGTAATAATCTAGCGAAATTAAAatccgaaaagaaaaaaaaggaaaggtcTAAAGTATTTAACTCGGGTTAAGGACCGGTTCGGTTTAGAAATTAGAGAACCGAAcccaaaaaaaagttcaagtCTTATTAAAACCGAAGAATTACTGCTCCTAAattatcttatatatatatatatatatattatttttatttatttatttatttatttatttatttaatatatcaattattattttttaaattttttttatatgtttaatgttttattagatataaaatttattttcatatttattcgataaattaatttaatttttgttactatgtcaaatatttgttaaacaaaaatttataatttgagaaattcatttgatattttttaaaatagatacaaaattatatttatctaaGAATTAAAGATTACATGATtgttatttatgatttttctcgaaaaatatcaattaaaactcttaactaattattacatttaaattaaactcttaaatctaaattaaactCTTAACTTTTATagttaaatcaatttaaactttctattaaatttttgttgtaattaaagttttatagGTGTATAAcactttttcaaataaaaaaattaatattaattaaaaaaaattgaaaaccaaaTAGAGAATagtaatttttcatattttcatcttcaactaTTTTCTCCACTTAATtactaataatattaatatattatggatttttttaattaaaaattatttaaattattttgagccaattttaaataaaaacaaattgaaaatagcTATTTAGTATTGACAAAAATGGTATAAACTGCTTCAAAAAATGGGTATTATATAAAGAGAATCTTCACCCCTTTCTCCTCATTCACCAAgctctttcctttccttttctttcctcctaTAACAGCCCTGATCTTCTCTGCAACTTTATTAATCACTAACGCTATCGCTCATGATTTCTCGACTGTAGGCTATTACCCCGAGCACTTAGCATCCATGGATAAACCCATCGAGCTGTTTGAGTAATGCACGTCGAGGAACAGTAAAACATATCAGAGCATTGAAGAGAAGCTCCATAGATTTGGGACACTCGTTGACAATTTGAAGCACATTGAAGAGACAAACAAGAAGGGTTCTAGCTATTGGTTGGGGTTGAATGAATTTTGCAGACCTGAGCCATGAAGAGTACAAGAGTAAATATTTCGGACGAACGTCGAGTTTCCGAGGAAGAGGTCAACTCATGGGTTTAGTTACAGAGATGTGGAGGAGTTGCTCGAGTCGGTTGATTGGAGAAGTAGAGAAGCTGTTACTCCAGTCAAGAACCAAGGCTCCTGTGGTCGCTTTCTTTTCCTATCTATCTCTACCTAGTTATGGTAAGAGTTCAAAATTTCCCCACATGATAGAAGTATGATTGGAATGCAGGGAGTTTTCGGGGCATTTTCGACCATAGCAGCAGTGGAGAGTATAAACCAAATTGCTTGGTCGACCATGACCGAAGCTTCAACAATGGATGCTATGGCGGTTCGATGGATTACACCTTCGAATACATAATGTCTAATTCTGGACTTCGTAAGGGAGGGAGACTATCCATATCTATCTAATGGAGGAAGGAAGATGTATCAGAGAAGGTAAATACTTAATCTTCTAAACACACATAAATGAAGATTGCATTCCAAATATTTACTAAAAACAGTGTTACTATAATCCCTAGGAACGATTTGAGGTAGTAACCATTAGCGGTTACGAAGACGTGCCAGCAAACGATGAACAGAGTCTCCTAAAAGTATTGATCGAGTCATCAACCTATCATCGTAGCCATTGAGGCTTCTGGTAGAGATTTCCAATTCTATAAAGGGATAAGAACGTAAAGCATCATACTTCCCTTGATAAACAATTCAAAATGGATGGTTTCACCAAGACCTAACTGTGAAATCATTGGGTTGTCCTTCAACTTCACGGGACGTTGTGGAATCGACATGGATCACGGCGTGACAGCCGATGGGTATGGTTCATCACAGGGAACAAACTACATTACAGTAAAGAATTCATATGGACCAAAAGCCGAAGGACTTTGCAGAATCAACCAAATGGCTTCGTATCTAACCAAAGAGAATTAATCCAATGAAGCAAACTCTCTATATATAGTTTGGAGATTTCAATAGAAACAGgaatttcattgataaatgAAATCACAACAGGAACTTGAGAAGGAGATCTTGTGGAATCCTATCGAAAATTTGACAAGACATTTCGTACCTTGCTAAAAAATCAATCCTTGCTTACCAACCACATATTGTCTaaccaaatccactccctcTCTCGATATGTTCTTCAAAAGATTCAATTCGGGCGGATTCTTCCCTCAACTAAGGAAGAGATCTTGGCGGAATTGCCACATATGAATTTAAGCACAATTTTGCAAAGAAATAGCCCACTTGTTTCTCGAGAAGAGATGGGAAACATGCTCAATATCATTTGATTGAATAGTTGACCCAGCTNATGGCAAGACTAACTGGAGATAGGTTTTAcctaatatataaaaatatattcatatgcAGCAGACAAGGGAAATTACTCACTGCAGCATGTCAACAATTTTCCAggttttttcatatttatttgcTAATTtctaagataaaaaaaaaatacatccCTCCCGTCTCCTCATAATTACGGAATGGACTCGAGTTCGTTCATATAAATAAAGCAAGGTATTTTTCAAGCAACAGCGGGGTCTAAATAATCCTACAAGGATCAAATagttaatgatattaaaaaaatgaggtCAAATATACCAAAGGATGATCAACTAGAAACTTCGTTGTACTTGAAGACGCAATCGTAGAGCCTTCCTCCAAGAAATTGTGCAACCTCCAGATGCTTTACCTGTAAATCCAGAAAAAGCACTGGTAAATGAACAAATCTGTTTACTGCTTAGGCTAACTTTGAGAAAACAACATTCATGATCACAAAAGTGAAATCATTACCATGCCGATCTTTAGCGAATCACACTTAAATCGAGCATAAAGATTTGTCTCTATTCCACGACCCTGCAAATGTTAAATTAACAAACGAACAGCTCATTAGTCATCCGTTCACTCGTAGAAATATCTATAACCAGGTAGGGGATGTTCATATAATTCAGTTCTCCGtgtcgttaaaaaaaaaaaagtcataacTTTGAAAGCCAAAGTTAGGACTCTTTTAGAAATGTTCTGTgcttttaatcattttaagaTTACTGAAAAGcaaatgatataaaaatagaGTGGgataaattatacaaaatactCCTAAAGTTTGGGGTTTATTTCAATTATGCCACTTTGAAGAGTTCCATTTTACCATCTACTCCCAAAGCTTTGAAGTATTTCTAAATAACATCCTCAAATATGATCAAATGAGTTTCAACTGCAACTGAATAAGAACTATACAGaggaaaaccaaaattttctgAGACAATAATAAGAAGACAAgacaatttcataatttaacgCACAATAAATTCACTTcagatttaattttagtagTTTATGATGAACTGATAAGAACTCACCATTCCTTCCAAGATAACTAGATCTGCATCAGTTGACAGGTAGCTAAGCTCCTGGGAACCTTGAGTAAGGTCAATGACCTAAAAGGAAACAGAAACATAAATAACTCACCCATAGCTAATAGAACAATTTGAAAAACCAATGAATCCACTCAACAAGTTTAACATAAAAATCTGCATATGTCTTACCGGCAAATCGTTGCCAGAATTGGCAATTAAAAGATTGGCAGTATTGACGCCCACAAGCTCTCCACGGTCATCCTTCAGCTGATAAGTTGCCAAATGTTAAATTAGAAGTGATAAATAAACTGAATTCATAAATACTAAGAAATATTACTCTCAGCTACCTGcgataaaatttcaattagcTCATGATAAGTTACATCGTTAATCGAGGGCAAGTCATTGGCCGCCAAGACAACCTgcagatgaaaagaaaacaagttaAATATACTCAACATGGCAACATAGAAAAAGAGTTAATTACAAAAGCAACCTTTTTTTTCCAGAAAAGTACACAATTGGAATTGAAAAAAGCTTTATGGTAtcattcaagaaaaagatatcATAGAAACTTAAAAAAGTTCCTGTAGACTCAGATATAGAATGATTACGGGGGGAGTAAAAGTATAAGTATTAACTGCCAAGTAAACTAAAATGTCAACAAGACTGATTCACAGGTTTGATCACTTGTTTCCGGATGAGAGATTATTCTTCATAGGTAGCATACATTGAGCAATATTCACTAAATAAAAAGATCACATggtagaagaagaaaggcGCCCATAGTTTACAAGTTAAGAAACGATAAAACACGCCAATTTGGGGAAGGTAAGAGTTGGGATTTCTTTTTACAACCTAATCAGTACAGCTATTTCCGTGCTGAATCTAAAAGTTGagtttgaatataattttccTTTGTACAGAGTTCAGACAGCAAATAGATAATCTATAACTCCTTGACATAAGCATCAAATGAATAATTCAACAGAGCAATCATGCAAGGTACAATTATGAACAACAAAATacaattttctcttctttgtgtGTTACATAACATTTCAATGAATTTCAACTAGCACAAAAACATGTAGTCTAATTTGACAAAAAAGAATTCGATTGTAAATTTTAGAGTTTGCAAATGGAATGATTGTGTATTATGCATAAACCACATCTACAGCTAAACCTGAGTTCCGCGCCGGAGTAACTCTCTAGCAAATGGCAAAATGCCCAAAATAATATCCGCACCGGAATTATCAACAAATATTATAACCTGTAATAATGTAAAAAAGTCCTGTTATACATTCGCTTCAACAAATAACCAAGTTATGAGTTATGGTACGTTCAGATATGAACTTTCATGATAAAAAATAGAACACATGCAGAAAATCACATTCAGAACTAACCTTCTTCCATGACTTTTTACTCCATCTGAGTTTGAATGTGTCCAAATCATCAATCACCCAAGGTCGAGGAACAAGATTTTGACAACTCGCTAAGAAAGACATACCATCCCTTGAGAAAACTTCAGCTAGCTTCAAAACATGAATTAATTTCACATCAAACTAACATTCAAAATGACCTCAAGTAATTAGAATCAGttatatttattagaaaaaaataaagatgtgCATGCATCAAGAAACAATATGAACAACACTTCCCAATGGAAGGTTGACACACCTGAGCCGAACCAAGATCAAAAATATTCCCAGCAAATATTCCTTTAACTAGATTCTCCAAGCGCTTACTATCATCTTCAATGGCATCATTCAGGCGAATGACCTCAGCAAATAAGGATATAGCCTTTGCATTCTCTTCATCCTATTAGTTGGGAAGCAAGATACAAATACATCAGAAGTGTGTAATCATAAATGATGTCATATTACTCATtactcccttttttttctttttcttttttacatcCAAAATCCCTTAGCTATCAACATGTCggagaaaatggtgaatatCACCAAGCTATGTAACATTTAGAAATTAGAAGCTCATGACATCTTCAATAACCCTGATTGCTTGACCCCAGGGAGATTTTAAACCAGTGGTTCCAAGGACCTTTACATCTTTATCAAGTCATAGGGTATCAATGCTAGTCTACACTCTAAAGAGTGTAAATTGATTTCTATCAGTTACAAGAATCATTATTATCCCCCTTTAAGACGTAAGAATTTTCCAATTCCCGCCATTTCTAGGTGACAGTTTtgcaattttcttctttttgaagCAAGAGAAGAAACATATATACTTGCCTTCACTCTCTTGAATATATCTCTGAATCCCAATTCTCTCAGGACTTGCTCCCGAAGTCTACATAGAAGctacaatttttaattagtcagtccatgaaaacaaaaaggcGTAAGCCAAGCATGttcttattcttaatttaGGAATGTTAAAATTGGCTTACAATGCAGTCGGGAGGTCCTCCATGACTTTCAGGATCTTTCTTCATGTCATCAAGTATTTGAGCATACCTTCAACAAATTATACAAAAGCACAAAATGAGACCCATATCATTTGTTTCTAGGATAAGTCCCATAGCTGAAACACCATAGAAACTAGTGTATTCTTTAGGTGCAGGAAGGCTAATCTTAAGCTGAAAAACTAATATGATCCAGACGATTAGTTCTTTAAATCAAGAACAATTTCCTAAATAAAGCAGCTATGCTTGCTCTAATATGTTGATCATGATCCTAACTAGGAAGAAgcaaagtaattttttttgaaaaatgaggcagaatgaaaaaaatatatatttgatgtaACAACATGCAAAGGAAGTTCACCTCTGGGCAAATTTTTCAGCTTTAGCCTCGGCATCTGGGACTGTGGGATCACTCGCCGCCCGTTCTCTAGAAATGTCAAACCAATATCAATAAGATTGGGGAAGTACCACCAAAGTCTCAGATAGCcatcaatatttttctaaacttgacacttataaacacaaaaaaaacgGGAAAACAACGTGAAGGAACAAGGAAAGGGCAGAAAATCTTCATGGAAAAAGTGaagatcaaagaaaaaatcacaaaGATAGCTGTATATTGCCGATTGCACAAGTTAAACAAGAAAAACGAACGATGAGTTAGAtccaacaaattttttttaaccgaAAGAAAACCAATCTCGACTATCAATCAGACTAAAATCTCTCTATCTGCTAGGCATTCAAAAAGACAAGAGCAACCGATTAAACAGAAACAAAGATTCAATAAATCAGACAAATCCACATCGCAAACTAGAACAGATTGATCGAATACGCAATTAAAAGAGACGGAAACAGAAGcgaaattgaagaaatagaGAAATCAGATGTACTTGAAGGAAGGGATGGAATTGTAGAAGACGTCGATCCATGAGAGCTCAATGGGCGTGGGTTTGCGAGGATTATCGGAAGGGAAACGGTAAGGGATGGTGCAGGCTCTGTAATTGGACTCAATCGGTGTGAGCAGCAGTGGAAATGGCACTAGCTCCGATGCGCTCTCCATCTCCGGCGAGCTAAGATGTGATGCGACTGCGATCTTGGTAGCTTCCCGAGGTTTTTCGCTTGAAACGCAGGCTCTCATGCAGAGCAATCGAAGCAGCAGAGGGAAGAGGAAAATCGGACCACGCTGGGAGAGGGAAATATTAGGAAACGACGTgtcgttttatttatttatttcatcgGCTCATAGTCCTTCCTTTATGTAATGTTGTTTATattacttaattattaataatgttatagtttattaatttgacaaatttgaactttattaGCGTGATTAATgccttaattaatttagttaaccACAATTAGCCACATGTTAACTCCATCTCTTACTCATTTATTAATATGTCAACGTCAGCATAGTTCAACTAGTTCAACTAGCTAAGACGTATGCTCTCGATTAATAGatcaaatatctaaatttcGGACCTTCATACGATGTTAaattcaacaaataaaaacattaacaCGGTGgaatatacaatttttttgcAAATTTAAACCTCAACAACTTGATAAATCTTCCAATTAAGGAAGAGTCGTAACTTCTAAAAATGCGAACCAAAATGAACATAAAATGACGTTAAGTTCTTTATCCCAATTCGAGTATAGCTTAGTCGATAAATACATCAATTAATATCTTAAAGGTTAATGGTTCGAGACTCCAACCCTACAACAGCTAAccttaaagaatatttttgactATGTAAGGACATTTTTCTATTCAACGGGTGGGATTGaagatttaaacttttgacCTTCTAGTCAATGGTGCATGTCTAAACCAGTTGAATTTTTTCCTAAACCGAACATAACTCGACAAGTTAAAGTACATGCTCTCGACgaccaaaaaatcaaatattgcATAttcctaaaagaaaaatcatcttACCAACGACAACCGAAATTGGATATAACTCGATAACTAAGATACAAGATCTCCAAtacacatataaatatatatcgACACATATTTTGCAAATCATATCTTCATATTTTGATCTCAGGAACAATTCCAAACAATcctataaaaaagaaaagcttcaAATACCTCTTGAGTTCGCAAGCttgtgttgaggattgttgggagtgagtcccacactggttaatttagtgcatgatcatgggtttatagtaaagaaatacatctccattggtacgaggctttttggggaagcccaaagcaaagccatgagaggttatgttcaaagtggacaatatcataccattgtggagagtcgtgattctaACAGCTTGGCCCTCCATCGACCCATTCTAACAGAACACAGAAGCAATAAGCAAGAACATAGCGATATTGCATCAAAGATATTGGTTTCAAGATTTCACAAGCTACAAGTGCATAAGACAATGTTTAAAAACGTAAGAACATGGCTTGCAACATAAATAAGGTAAAATCATATGATTTGTTGTAAGGCTAAGCACAAGGGGGAGGGATTTGGGTGCCAATATATTTGGCTCTAACATATTTGCAAGTAGAAGAAGGGTGATTTTGACCTGATGAAAGAAGCAAGTGAACATTTTCAAGGTTCACATTCTGACATGGGAATCCCTTGCTGCATTCTAATGCCACAGCCACCTTAGAGGAAGAGGTTCCTTTTATGTTCTTGAAGTAAATATCACTCAGCTTCACTAGAGATGGTGCCTGTTCAAATGCATCACGTTCATATAATCATTTTTTgcaatgattttgaaatttgtttagGAGACGATTTTTTATGACctgaactttcaaaaaaacatGTTAGATCGTATCTTTTTTGTCCATAAACTTTTGtgtttattctatttttggtTTTATAGCTTTCAAAATGTCCTTTTTCGTTCAAAAGTTTTGAGAATGTCTATTTTGGTGTCTCCAaactttcaataattttctttttgaaagtCCACCGACTAGGTATCAAAATAGCTAAAAATTCGGCAACTAAAAGACTTAATAGAAGATTGAACAAATTTGCAACTTCAGAGGGTGGGACAAAACGAACTTGAAAGTCTAAGGACTAAAATGAGATATAAACAAACTTGAGAGTCTAAGGACTAAAATGAGATATAAACGAACTTGAGAGTCTAAGGACTAAAACGAGATATAAACGAACTTGAGAGTCTAAGGACTAAAATGAGATATAAACGAACTTGAAAGTATAAGGATTAAAAACGAGATATAAACGAACTTGAAAGTCTAAGGATTAAAATGAGATATAAACAAACTTGAAAGTCTAAGGACTAAAATGAGATATAAacttaacaaatattataccGTTACCGTTCTCACGTGAAGGAAACTTTGCAATcacttttttgaaaaaagaaatatatatattgagagAGCACTGGCATACCTTAAAAGAACAAGATCTGAATGGACAGTACGATTGATCAATGATAATTGGATTGGACACATTGTTCATGGCGAAGTTCTTAAATGTCATGTTTGTGGCTGAGCTGCTGCCAGGAGAATTTGGCCATGTCTTGATTCTGATCCCATTGGTGGTACCTGTGAGGCTACAATTTTTTACTACTAATCCGCTTACATCTCCTTCATTTTGATATCTTCCCAAGCTTCCAACACTGCAATGAACAAAACACATGTTGTCCAGAATGCTGTTTCTAGTAAGCTGAATACAAGTTCATGATGACAGAAGCATAAAACTTGTTGGCAGCAATCTATGTACCTGATCCCATGACCTGGTCCACAATCGATGCCGGTGATTGTGACTTGAGAGTTCCCTTGTCCAATGGATATGCAATCGTCGCCAGTTTGAATATGTGATCGAGAAAGATGGATGTTCGAGCTTCGGTCGATGTGGATACCATCCGTGTTGGGACTATTTGCTGGAGCTGAAATCTTGAGATTGCTACCTCTGAACCTCTTGCATTGTACTAAAGCCAAGTGAAAGAATTTGCTGTTTAGCGAAGTTATGCGTCGAACAACCGTGTTATTCATAGCCACGAATTTCAAGTTCTGAAAAAGAACTGAATCATTGTAAGAATCTTGCtaatgttacaaatggcagCCAACAACAGCAACAGAACAGTTTTGCAATTCCTAATATTTTAAGGCATGAGTTTGAAATGattcttt
Protein-coding sequences here:
- the LOC111811722 gene encoding uncharacterized protein At2g17340-like isoform X2, which gives rise to MEDLPTALLREQVLRELGFRDIFKRVKDEENAKAISLFAEVIRLNDAIEDDSKRLENLVKGIFAGNIFDLGSAQLAEVFSRDGMSFLASCQNLVPRPWVIDDLDTFKLRWSKKSWKKVIIFVDNSGADIILGILPFARELLRRGTQVVLAANDLPSINDVTYHELIEILSQLKDDRGELVGVNTANLLIANSGNDLPVIDLTQGSQELSYLSTDADLVILEGMGRGIETNLYARFKCDSLKIGMVKHLEVAQFLGGRLYDCVFKYNEVSS
- the LOC111811746 gene encoding exopolygalacturonase isoform X1, with protein sequence MACGSAGVVTFLIPKGTYLVGPVKFSGPCKNVSSLTVKMKGYLKASTDLSKYGSGAGWIEFRWMEGLTLTGGGTFDGRGAEAWPFNNCLDDHNCNLLPTNLKFVAMNNTVVRRITSLNSKFFHLALVQCKRFRGSNLKISAPANSPNTDGIHIDRSSNIHLSRSHIQTGDDCISIGQGNSQVTITGIDCGPGHGISVGSLGRYQNEGDVSGLVVKNCSLTGTTNGIRIKTWPNSPGSSSATNMTFKNFAMNNVSNPIIIDQSYCPFRSCSFKAPSLVKLSDIYFKNIKGTSSSKVAVALECSKGFPCQNVNLENVHLLLSSGQNHPSSTCKYVRAKYIGTQIPPPCA
- the LOC111811746 gene encoding exopolygalacturonase isoform X2 gives rise to the protein MNFPFRTTLFLVLSSSCFSSVLSRGILEADISGSLLRYRAKSSRVFSVRSFGARANGLTDDSNAFSETWRMACGSAGVVTFLIPKGTYLVGPVKFSGPCKNVSSLTVKMKGYLKASTDLSKYGSGAGWIEFRWMEGLTLTGGGTFDGRGAEAWPFNNCLDDHNCNLLPTNLKFVAMNNTVVRRITSLNSKFFHLALVQCKRFRGSNLKISAPANSPNTDGIHIDRSSNIHLSRSHIQTGDDCISIGQGNSQVTITGIDCGPGHGISVGSLGRYQNEGDVSGLVVKNCSLTGTTNGIRIKTWPNSPGSSSATNMTFKNFAMNNVSNPIIIDQSYCPFRSCSFKAPSLVKLSDIYFKNIKGTSSSKVAVALECSKGFPCQNVNLENVHLLLSSGQNHPSSTCKYVRAKYIGTQIPPPCA
- the LOC111811722 gene encoding uncharacterized protein At2g17340-like isoform X1, with amino-acid sequence MRACVSSEKPREATKIAVASHLSSPEMESASELVPFPLLLTPIESNYRACTIPYRFPSDNPRKPTPIELSWIDVFYNSIPSFKERAASDPTVPDAEAKAEKFAQRYAQILDDMKKDPESHGGPPDCILLCRLREQVLRELGFRDIFKRVKDEENAKAISLFAEVIRLNDAIEDDSKRLENLVKGIFAGNIFDLGSAQLAEVFSRDGMSFLASCQNLVPRPWVIDDLDTFKLRWSKKSWKKVIIFVDNSGADIILGILPFARELLRRGTQVVLAANDLPSINDVTYHELIEILSQLKDDRGELVGVNTANLLIANSGNDLPVIDLTQGSQELSYLSTDADLVILEGMGRGIETNLYARFKCDSLKIGMVKHLEVAQFLGGRLYDCVFKYNEVSS